In a single window of the Zea mays cultivar B73 chromosome 5, Zm-B73-REFERENCE-NAM-5.0, whole genome shotgun sequence genome:
- the LOC103627562 gene encoding UPF0481 protein At3g47200: MEPAAAAWVPFNFQLANWTALFPGEIYGSWMQTRAPDNSSGSGRQLFEYYAAATQHCPIEEEAQDQSFEVALDLHNLEIDNNDAICVFEKVARNFEADIRRTKEKIHRYPECIRDLGDYYTVPRIVAIGPYHHGKQPLGKAEEVKWVAAYHCIVESGCSPQAMYDAVASAADNARTLYDKDVMAGIGYDDFRVMMFFDACFLVQYIVWFTGLENETDPSSWHNFLHLNRSGINHDVWLLENQLPWSVVEAVMRLRHVNLRKYVEDWRGTLQDRRDLIEKPFVWEDNYDPPHLLGLLRHYAVGRSEKIIDRDLSKEFDSLSFSASAMELAEIGITFRANETAKLVDMGLKKDVLFAELSLAPLSLNHARASRLVNMAAFEICTVPSFIDAKVEDSAVCSYLLLLCMLVHREEDVHELRRQGILQGGAGLTDKQALKFFASLQSLPDGQCCTLTMLEIENYRIHKKMQTKVYKKRKTIFKVLSITVAAITIFGTLLSISAQLSNVSKG, from the coding sequence ATGGAACCAGCTGCTGCGGCATGGGTACCATTCAACTTTCAACTGGCGAACTGGACAGCATTGTTTCCTGGTGAGATATATGGTAGCTGGATGCAAACTCGTGCCCCTGATAACTCCTCCGGCAGCGGCCGGCAGCTATTTGAGTACTATGCTGCAGCCACACAGCATTGTCCAATTGAGGAAGAAGCACAAGACCAGTCGTTTGAGGTCGCTTTGGATTTGCACAATCTGGAAATAGACAACAACGACGCCATTTGTGTGTTCGAGAAAGTAGCTCGTAACTTTGAGGCCGATATCCGTAGGACGAAAGAGAAGATCCATAGGTACCCTGAATGCATTCGAGATCTCGGTGATTACTATACTGTGCCGAGGATTGTGGCCATCGGTCCTTACCACCACGGCAAACAACCGTTAGGGAAGGCGGAAGAGGTGAAGTGGGTGGCGGCGTATCACTGTATCGTAGAATCGGGCTGCTCACCGCAGGCAATGTACGATGCGGTCGCCTCCGCCGCCGACAATGCCCGCACCCTCTACGACAAGGATGTGATGGCAGGTATCGGCTATGACGACTTTCGAGTTATGATGTTCTTTGATGCTTGCTTCCTGGTGCAGTACATAGTCTGGTTTACGGGTTTGGAGAATGAGACAGATCCGTCGTCATGGCACAATTTCCTTCACCTCAACCGCAGCGGCATCAACCATGACGTCTGGCTGCTTGAGAACCAGCTCCCCTGGAGTGTGGTGGAGGCCGTCATGAGGCTCCGGCATGTGAACCTGCGGAAGTACGTTGAGGATTGGAGAGGCACTCTGCAAGACCGCCGGGATCTCATAGAAAAGCCTTTCGTCTGGGAAGACAATTACGATCCACCACATCTCCTTGGCCTCCTCCGGCACTACGCTGTAGGACGAAGTGAAAAAATCATCGACCGCGACCTGTCCAAGGAGTTCGACTCGCTGTCATTTTCAGCTAGTGCCATGGAGCTCGCCGAAATCGGCATCACCTTTAGGGCCAACGAAACAGCAAAGCTCGTTGACATGGGCCTAAAGAAAGATGTCCTCTTTGCTGAGCTCTCACTAGCGCCGCTGTCTCTAAACCATGCGCGCGCAAGCCGCCTCGTCAATATGGCCGCTTTCGAGATATGCACTGTCCCTAGTTTTATTGATGCTAAAGTTGAAGACTCCGCTGTTTGCTCCTACCTTCTCCTCCTCTGCATGTTGGTGCATAGGGAAGAGGACGTGCATGAGCTGCGACGACAGGGTATCCTGCAAGGAGGAGCTGGGCTCACCGACAAGCAGGCACTCAAATTCTTCGCCAGCCTTCAGAGCCTGCCCGACGGGCAATGTTGTACCCTAACCATGCTAGAAATCGAGAACTACAGGATCCACAAGAAGATGCAGACAAAGGTGTACAAGAAGCGCAAAACCATCTTCAAGGTTTTATCCATCACTGTTGCAGCTATCACTATCTTTGGTACACTACTCAGTATCTCAGCACAACTCTCAAATGTCTCTAAAGGCTGA